A window of Paenibacillus polygoni contains these coding sequences:
- a CDS encoding CDP-glycerol glycerophosphotransferase family protein, protein MRINIKRQLMELISTIEEGIDYISINGNNHSPSMIQDCYESLQALSSVLSNEIKVVKLIQRAMEKVQAFDFNQSDDLFNHNINHLKGIIYNIKSSIIIDIKNEFEIVFFPYNSSMWDSLESIYNEAMKDPDCTCYVVPIPYYEKNKEGEITRFCYEGNQFPKNVHTIPFELYDFENRRPDIVYIHNPYDSYNTLTMVNPRFFSENLAKYTDMLVYVPYFVAGCTETLSLNIMPSYIYANKLIVQSTHLKDAYIYSGIEQQKILDLGSPKIDAMLTAVREGLVNIPMHWNQIIKNRKVFLLNTGIADLLSSDMWFDRLVHILNCFIENDKNILIWRPHPLTQITLKTMRPHLVNQYEEIERNLKQATNIIIDNNSDVYPAIIIADAIISDYSSIMLQSIITEKPILGILDEGKTASDLHYYADYLGCYFADQDLSVTKFIEMIENNEDLRKTERITRFKKSLSNTDGTCGMEIHTNIKNEVLKQMKHA, encoded by the coding sequence ATGCGAATAAACATAAAGCGTCAATTAATGGAACTTATATCTACAATTGAAGAAGGAATTGATTATATAAGTATCAATGGAAATAACCACTCACCGAGCATGATACAGGACTGCTATGAAAGCTTACAGGCACTTTCAAGTGTTTTAAGTAATGAAATCAAAGTAGTAAAACTTATTCAAAGAGCAATGGAAAAAGTCCAGGCGTTTGATTTTAATCAGAGCGATGATCTATTTAATCATAATATTAACCATTTAAAGGGGATTATATATAATATAAAAAGTTCAATTATAATTGACATTAAAAATGAATTTGAAATAGTCTTTTTTCCATACAATTCCTCTATGTGGGACTCATTGGAAAGTATATATAATGAAGCAATGAAAGATCCGGATTGCACATGTTATGTAGTTCCAATTCCCTACTATGAGAAAAATAAGGAGGGAGAAATCACTAGGTTTTGTTATGAAGGAAACCAATTTCCAAAGAATGTGCACACTATACCTTTTGAATTGTATGACTTTGAAAATAGAAGACCAGATATAGTATATATTCACAATCCTTATGACAGTTACAATACTCTAACGATGGTTAATCCTCGTTTTTTTTCAGAAAACCTAGCGAAATATACAGATATGTTAGTTTATGTCCCTTATTTTGTTGCAGGATGTACTGAGACACTTAGTTTAAATATTATGCCGTCATATATATATGCAAATAAGTTGATTGTACAATCAACTCACCTGAAAGATGCCTACATTTATAGCGGGATTGAACAACAAAAAATACTAGATCTAGGATCACCTAAAATAGATGCTATGTTAACTGCTGTAAGAGAAGGACTAGTGAATATTCCGATGCACTGGAATCAAATCATTAAGAATAGAAAAGTGTTTTTATTAAATACAGGAATTGCCGATCTTCTATCCTCTGATATGTGGTTTGATCGGTTAGTGCACATTTTGAATTGCTTTATTGAGAATGATAAAAATATTTTAATTTGGCGTCCACATCCGCTTACTCAGATTACATTGAAAACAATGAGGCCCCATCTTGTCAATCAATATGAAGAGATAGAAAGAAATCTAAAACAAGCTACTAATATTATCATTGATAATAATAGTGACGTTTACCCTGCGATTATTATTGCAGATGCTATCATAAGCGATTATAGCTCGATTATGTTGCAAAGTATTATTACTGAGAAACCTATTTTAGGTATTCTAGATGAAGGAAAGACAGCGTCAGATCTGCATTATTATGCAGATTATCTAGGATGCTACTTTGCTGATCAGGATTTAAGTGTTACTAAATTTATTGAAATGATTGAAAATAACGAGGATTTAAGAAAAACGGAGCGTATCACAAGATTTAAAAAAAGTCTCAGTAACACGGATGGTACTTGTGGGATGGAGATTCATACCAATATTAAGAATGAAGTTCTTAAGCAAATGAAGCATGCTTGA